One Helianthus annuus cultivar XRQ/B chromosome 12, HanXRQr2.0-SUNRISE, whole genome shotgun sequence genomic region harbors:
- the LOC110884199 gene encoding probable transmembrane ascorbate ferrireductase 2: protein MMVPAVKIPIFLCVRSLGLLVAIFVLIWNVHYRGGLALFSQNKSLLFNVHPVLMVFGLLLLNGEAMLAYKTVSGTKGFKKLLHLTLQFSALVLGAIGLWAAWKFHNDRGIDNFYSLHSWLGLACLFLFAIQWGAGFATFWYPGGSAKNRASLMQWHVLFGVYIYALSLASCITGVLEKVTFLQTHNIISHYSAEAILVNILGVMIVILGGFVIFGVISPSNGKGDVIRGSVELVEEQPMVCNDVGTTD, encoded by the exons ATGATGGTTCCGGCGGTCAAAATCCCTATATTCTTATGCGTCCGGAGCTTAGGACTATTAGTGGCGATCTTCGTTCTCATCTGGAACGTTCATTACAGAGGAGGATTAGCTCTATTCTCCCAAAACAAAAGTCTACTCTTCAAT GTTCATCCTGTTTTGATGGTATTTGGTCTTCTACTGCTAAATGGTGAAG CAATGCTGGCATACAAGACTGTATCAGGaacaaaaggttttaaaaagCTGCTTCATCTCACCCTCCAGTTCTCGGCATTAGTATTGGGAGCAATCGGTTTATGGGCTGCTTGGAAGTTTCACAACGATAGAGGGATTGATAATTTTTACAGCCTCCACTCATGGCTCGGGTTAGCCTGCTTATTTCTGTTTGCAATTCAG TGGGGGGCGGGATTTGCAACATTTTGGTACCCGGGTGGTTCAGCAAAAAACCGAGCTTCACTTATGCAATGGCACGTCTTGTTTGGAGTTTACATATACGCGCTTTCTTTGGCTTCTTGCATCACTGGTGTTTTAGAGAAAGTAACATTTCTTCAAACCCATAACATAATCTCACACTATTCCGCAGAAGCAATCTTGGTGAATATTTTGGGTGTCATGATTGTTATATTGGGCGGTTTTGTTATATTTGGCGTGATATCTCCGTCAAATGGGAAAGGAGACGTTATCCGAGGATCAGTCGA GCTGGTAGAAGAACAACCAATGGTATGTAATGATGTTGGAACTACAGACTGA